One stretch of Haladaptatus sp. R4 DNA includes these proteins:
- a CDS encoding ABC transporter ATP-binding protein has protein sequence MSFSTTNDTTRFDGDEERHTMWRLFAEYGRGYFPQFVAGFVGTVLGRLSGLLPPVVLGIAIDAIFLNKQAFRLGPIPSAWLPTTPTGQLWLSIGIVLASFLVGALFSWVEGWGWNAFAQGVQHELRVDTYDRMQLLDMTFFDGKQTGELMSILNNDVNQLETFLNDGLSSALRIGVMIVGIGGILFTLNPSLAVVALLPVPLLAAFTYLFVRTIQPKYAAMRASVGALNSRLENNLGGIRVIKSETAERYESGRIEEASQEYYDTNWDAITTRITFFPGLSLLTGIGYAVTFGIGGFWLLSGAPGPLTGALEPGVFVTFVILSQQFIWPMAQFGQIINIYQRAEASSDRVYTLMNERGTLDETSDAPDMTVTDGTVEYDDVSFGYGDEEVVEGIDLRAERGHMLALVGPTGAGKSTVLKLLLRMYDVDEGAIRIDGTDIRDVNLRSLRRAIGYVSQEPFLFYGSVRENISYGSFDASDEEIEEAAKAAEAHEFISNLPDGYDTMVGERGVKLSGGQRQRLSIARTILKDPAILVLDEATSHVDTETEALIQRSLASLMAEKTTFAIAHRLSTVKDAEEIVVLDEGTVVERGTHDDLLTLGGLYANLWHVQAGEIEDLPREFIERAIQRRSEIEDVGDGGETEGADAQTDGGE, from the coding sequence ATTTCATTCAGCACGACTAACGACACCACACGATTCGACGGGGACGAGGAGCGACACACGATGTGGCGGTTGTTCGCGGAGTACGGCCGCGGCTACTTCCCGCAGTTCGTCGCGGGATTCGTCGGGACGGTGCTCGGACGCCTCTCGGGCCTCCTACCGCCGGTCGTCCTCGGCATCGCCATCGACGCGATATTCCTGAACAAACAGGCGTTCCGTCTCGGGCCGATTCCCTCGGCGTGGCTCCCGACCACGCCGACCGGACAGCTCTGGCTCTCCATCGGTATCGTCCTCGCGTCGTTTCTGGTGGGGGCGCTATTCTCGTGGGTGGAAGGCTGGGGCTGGAACGCGTTCGCGCAGGGCGTCCAGCACGAACTCCGGGTGGACACCTACGACCGGATGCAGTTGCTGGACATGACGTTCTTCGACGGCAAACAGACGGGCGAACTGATGTCCATTCTGAACAACGACGTGAACCAACTGGAGACGTTTCTGAACGACGGGCTGAGTTCGGCGCTCCGCATCGGCGTCATGATCGTCGGCATCGGCGGCATTCTGTTCACGCTGAACCCGTCGCTGGCGGTCGTTGCACTCCTGCCGGTGCCGCTGCTGGCGGCCTTCACGTACCTGTTCGTGCGGACCATCCAGCCGAAGTACGCCGCGATGCGGGCCAGCGTCGGCGCGCTCAACTCCCGACTGGAGAACAACCTCGGCGGCATTCGCGTCATCAAATCCGAGACGGCCGAGAGGTACGAATCAGGGCGCATCGAGGAGGCGTCACAGGAGTACTACGATACGAATTGGGACGCAATCACGACCCGCATCACGTTCTTTCCCGGCCTGAGCCTGCTGACCGGCATCGGCTACGCCGTCACGTTCGGCATCGGCGGGTTCTGGCTCCTCTCCGGCGCGCCGGGACCGCTCACCGGCGCGCTCGAACCGGGCGTGTTCGTCACCTTCGTCATCCTGAGCCAGCAGTTCATCTGGCCGATGGCGCAGTTCGGTCAGATCATCAACATCTACCAGCGCGCGGAGGCGTCGAGCGACCGCGTGTACACCCTGATGAACGAACGCGGGACGTTGGACGAAACGTCCGATGCTCCCGATATGACCGTGACCGACGGCACCGTCGAGTACGACGACGTGAGCTTCGGCTACGGCGACGAGGAAGTCGTGGAGGGAATCGACCTGCGCGCCGAGCGGGGGCACATGCTCGCCCTCGTTGGCCCCACGGGAGCCGGAAAATCGACCGTCCTCAAACTCCTCTTGCGGATGTACGACGTGGACGAGGGAGCCATTCGCATCGACGGAACCGACATCCGCGACGTGAACCTCCGCAGTCTGCGGCGGGCCATCGGCTACGTCAGTCAGGAGCCGTTCCTGTTCTACGGGTCGGTAAGAGAGAACATCTCGTATGGTTCGTTCGACGCGAGCGACGAGGAAATAGAGGAAGCCGCGAAGGCCGCCGAGGCACACGAGTTCATCAGCAACCTGCCCGACGGCTACGACACGATGGTCGGCGAGCGCGGCGTGAAACTCTCCGGTGGCCAACGCCAGCGGTTGTCCATCGCGCGGACGATTCTCAAGGACCCCGCCATCCTCGTGTTGGACGAGGCGACGAGCCACGTCGATACCGAGACGGAGGCGCTCATCCAGCGTAGTCTCGCCTCGCTGATGGCCGAGAAGACGACGTTTGCCATCGCCCACCGCCTCTCGACGGTGAAGGACGCCGAGGAAATCGTCGTCTTGGACGAAGGGACGGTCGTCGAGCGCGGCACCCACGACGACCTGCTGACGCTCGGAGGTCTCTATGCGAACCTCTGGCACGTGCAAGCCGGGGAGATCGAAGACCTCCCGAGGGAGTTCATCGAACGAGCGATCCAGCGCCGGTCGGAAATCGAGGACGTGGGTGACGGAGGGGAGACCGAAGGGGCGGATGCACAGACCGACGGCGGGGAGTGA